The nucleotide window CCCATGCGCAAACTGCAAAACACGCTCTACATCACCACCCAAGGCAGTTATCTGCACAAGGAGCGGGAGACGCTGGTGGTGGAGCAGGAGCGTAAGAAGGTGGTGCAGTTGCCGGTGCATTCCATCGGGCATATTTTCTGTTTTGGGAATGTGCTGGTATCGCCGTTTTTGTTGGGGTTTTGCGGCGAAAATAATGTGAATTTGGCGTTTTTTACCGAAAACGGGCGTTTCTTGGGGCGGCTTCAGGGGCGGCAGAGCGGCAATGTGCTGTTGCGTCGGGCGCAGTATCGGGTGTCGGAACAAACCCCCGTGCCGATTGCGCGCAATATCATCGCGGCAAAGATTCAGGCGGGTAAACGAGTGCTTCAGCGGCAGATTCGCAATTATGGGGATAATGCGGCGATTCAAAGTGCGGTCGATGCTTTGAATATTTCGCTGCGGCAGTTGAAGAGCGCGGCGGAGCTGGACGTGGTACGCGGCATTGAAGGCGATGCGGCGGCGCGTTATTTCGGCGTGTTCGGGCAGCTTTTGAGCAAAAAAAGCGGCTTTTCTTTTGACGGGCGCAACCGCCGCCCGCCCAG belongs to Aggregatibacter sp. 2125159857 and includes:
- the cas1c gene encoding type I-C CRISPR-associated endonuclease Cas1c; this translates as MRKLQNTLYITTQGSYLHKERETLVVEQERKKVVQLPVHSIGHIFCFGNVLVSPFLLGFCGENNVNLAFFTENGRFLGRLQGRQSGNVLLRRAQYRVSEQTPVPIARNIIAAKIQAGKRVLQRQIRNYGDNAAIQSAVDALNISLRQLKSAAELDVVRGIEGDAAARYFGVFGQLLSKKSGFSFDGRNRRPPRDGVNALLSFVYSLLGKDISGALQGVGLDPQVGFLHADRPGRDSLAQDILEEFRAWWAYRLVLSLINRGQIKPQDFVTEASGAVSLKAEARKLLFQALQAKKQEKIVHPFLGEEVEIGLLPYIQAMLLARHLRGDLAEYPPFLMR